One Pseudomonadota bacterium DNA window includes the following coding sequences:
- the groES gene encoding co-chaperone GroES: protein MNIRPLQDRLIVKRLEEEEKTKGGIIIPDAAKEKPMEGEVIAVGKGKVLEDGKVRPLDVKAGDRILFGKYAGTEIKIDGVEHLIMREDDVLGVLE, encoded by the coding sequence ATGAATATCAGACCTTTGCAGGACAGACTGATTGTCAAGAGGCTTGAGGAAGAAGAAAAAACCAAGGGTGGGATTATTATTCCCGATGCGGCGAAAGAAAAACCCATGGAGGGTGAAGTTATCGCGGTGGGTAAGGGAAAAGTCTTAGAAGATGGTAAGGTGAGGCCTCTGGATGTTAAAGCTGGAGACCGGATTTTGTTTGGCAAGTATGCCGGGACTGAAATTAAGATCGACGGAGTGGAACACCTTATTATGCGTGAAGACGATGTGTTGGGCGTTTTGGA